One Micromonospora sp. WMMD812 genomic window carries:
- a CDS encoding cupin domain-containing protein, which translates to MTHIDPPGGHGRPAVSSVSAAEALARCVSVEPAKFAAAHWGQTPLLSRADELPNAAGFTDLFSPADADELLSRRGLRTPFLRIAKDGDLVPSARWTGGGGAGAEIGDQVLDERVLEQYAGGATLVLQGLHRTWPALIDFARDLGLALGQPLQVNAYLTPPGNQGFATHYDTHDVFVLQVDGRKHWRIHPPVLPDPLERQPWGGRADEVGATAQGPAALDVVLAPGDALYLPRGWLHSAQAQETSSLHLTVGIRALTRYALVEELLALAAEDRRLRASLPFGIDVADPDAVEPELTETVEALRDWLLRADPVAVAGRLRQRAWPAARPAPIRPLAQAAALAALDADARLSPRAGLRWQLVAQDADRVGLRLFDRTIALPAQCGPAVDALLTGPVTRVGDLPGLPDDADRLVLARRLLREAVVVPA; encoded by the coding sequence GTGACGCACATCGACCCGCCGGGCGGCCACGGCCGCCCGGCGGTCTCGTCCGTCAGCGCGGCCGAGGCGCTGGCCCGCTGCGTGTCCGTCGAGCCGGCGAAGTTCGCGGCCGCGCACTGGGGCCAGACACCGCTGCTGTCCCGCGCCGACGAGCTGCCCAACGCGGCCGGCTTCACCGACCTGTTCAGCCCGGCGGACGCCGACGAGCTGCTCAGCCGGCGCGGCCTGCGCACCCCGTTCCTGCGGATCGCCAAGGACGGCGACCTGGTCCCGTCCGCACGCTGGACCGGCGGCGGCGGGGCCGGTGCGGAGATCGGCGACCAGGTGCTCGACGAGCGGGTGCTGGAGCAGTACGCCGGTGGCGCGACGCTGGTGCTCCAGGGCCTGCACCGCACCTGGCCGGCGCTGATCGACTTCGCCCGCGACCTCGGTCTCGCGCTTGGCCAGCCGCTGCAGGTCAACGCCTACCTGACCCCGCCGGGAAACCAGGGCTTCGCCACCCACTACGACACCCACGACGTCTTCGTGCTCCAGGTGGACGGCCGCAAGCACTGGCGCATCCACCCGCCGGTGCTGCCCGACCCCCTGGAGCGGCAGCCGTGGGGCGGCCGGGCCGACGAGGTCGGCGCCACCGCACAGGGACCGGCCGCGCTGGACGTGGTCCTCGCCCCGGGCGACGCCCTCTACCTGCCCCGCGGATGGCTGCACAGCGCGCAGGCGCAGGAGACCAGCTCGCTGCATCTGACGGTGGGCATCCGCGCGCTGACCCGCTACGCGCTCGTCGAGGAGCTGCTGGCGCTCGCGGCGGAGGACCGCCGGCTGCGGGCGAGCCTGCCGTTCGGCATCGACGTGGCCGACCCCGACGCCGTCGAACCGGAGCTCACCGAGACCGTCGAGGCGCTGCGGGACTGGCTGCTGCGGGCCGACCCGGTCGCGGTGGCGGGCCGGTTGCGGCAGCGCGCGTGGCCGGCGGCTCGGCCGGCACCGATCCGGCCGCTCGCCCAGGCCGCCGCGCTCGCCGCCCTCGACGCCGACGCCCGGCTCAGCCCGCGCGCCGGATTGCGCTGGCAGCTCGTCGCGCAGGACGCCGACCGGGTCGGCCTGCGCCTGTTCGATCGTACGATCGCGCTGCCCGCGCAGTGCGGGCCCGCGGTGGACGCGCTGCTCACCGGGCCGGTCACCCGGGTCGGCGACCTGCCCGGCCTGCCCGACGACGCCGACCGGCTCGTCCTGGCCCGCCGCCTGCTCCGCGAGGCGGTGGTGGTTCCGGCCTGA
- a CDS encoding DUF72 domain-containing protein codes for MKRMILVGTSGWQYRDWRERFYPAGLPQRLWLEHFAERFATVEVNNAFYRLPERDTFAAWRARTPDDFCVAVKMSRYLTHVKRLREPAEPVARFLDRATALGDRLGPVLLQLPPNLPADVPALDATLRLFPADVRVAVEPRHPSWWTAATRTALERRRAALVWADRRGRPVAPLWRTTDFGYLRLHEGRARPHPRYGRAALASWVRRVADTFGDVPAYVYFNNDPGGAAVVDATVFADLARHVGHPVGRVPVA; via the coding sequence ATGAAGCGGATGATCCTGGTGGGCACCTCCGGCTGGCAGTACCGCGACTGGCGGGAGCGGTTCTATCCGGCGGGGCTGCCGCAGCGGCTCTGGCTGGAGCACTTCGCCGAGCGGTTCGCCACGGTGGAGGTCAACAACGCGTTCTACCGGCTGCCGGAGCGGGACACCTTCGCCGCCTGGCGGGCGCGGACCCCGGACGACTTCTGTGTGGCGGTGAAGATGAGCCGCTATCTGACCCACGTCAAGCGGCTGCGGGAGCCGGCCGAACCCGTGGCCCGGTTCCTCGACCGGGCCACCGCGCTCGGCGACCGGCTCGGCCCGGTGCTGCTGCAGCTGCCGCCTAACCTGCCCGCCGACGTACCGGCGCTGGACGCCACGCTGCGCCTGTTCCCCGCCGACGTCCGGGTGGCGGTGGAGCCGCGCCACCCGTCCTGGTGGACCGCGGCCACCCGGACGGCGCTGGAGCGGCGGCGGGCGGCGCTGGTCTGGGCGGACCGGCGTGGCCGGCCGGTCGCCCCGCTGTGGCGGACCACCGACTTCGGTTACCTGCGGCTGCACGAGGGGCGGGCCCGACCGCACCCGCGCTACGGGCGGGCGGCGCTCGCCTCCTGGGTGCGCCGCGTCGCCGACACGTTCGGCGACGTGCCGGCGTACGTCTACTTCAACAACGACCCGGGCGGCGCGGCCGTCGTGGACGCGACCGTCTTCGCCGACCTGGCCCGCCACGTCGGGCACCCGGTGGGCCGGGTGCCCGTGGCGTGA
- a CDS encoding DUF2267 domain-containing protein: protein MAEQLISAFESSLDKTNLILKDIENAYGWPKEQRNQSYAALRTVLHLLRDRMPVQESVEFAQQLPILVRGIYFDGWKPSDVPVKLNRDDFLYEVRQGFPYDVEGGTERVVQVVLDTLRQHVTQGEWQEVKDTMPRSLAKMMP from the coding sequence ATGGCTGAGCAGTTGATATCGGCGTTCGAGTCCTCGCTGGACAAGACGAACCTGATCCTGAAGGACATCGAGAACGCCTACGGCTGGCCGAAGGAGCAGCGCAACCAGTCCTACGCCGCGTTGCGGACCGTGCTGCACCTGCTGCGGGACCGGATGCCGGTGCAGGAGAGCGTCGAGTTCGCCCAGCAACTGCCGATCCTGGTGCGCGGCATCTACTTCGACGGGTGGAAGCCGTCGGACGTGCCGGTCAAGCTGAACCGTGACGACTTCCTCTACGAGGTCCGGCAGGGCTTCCCGTACGACGTGGAGGGCGGCACCGAGCGGGTGGTGCAGGTGGTGCTGGACACCCTGCGCCAGCACGTCACCCAGGGCGAGTGGCAGGAGGTCAAGGACACCATGCCGCGGAGCCTGGCCAAGATGATGCCGTGA
- a CDS encoding DUF72 domain-containing protein — MGDIKVGTASWTDRTLLDSGWYPQTADTPEKRLAYYARQFPLVEVDATYYSPPAERTAKLWAERTPAGFTFNIKAFSLLTGHPTKVSALYKDLRPETDKRNIYPDALPAQAYEEVWTRFLSALDPLVEAGKLGALLFQFPPWFTIKRENKQYLLEVAKRCDPLRPVYEFRHASWFDGANRDETLAFLRKHRLPYVCVDMPQGHRSSVPPVLAATADLAVVRFHGHSDKWTSTDIHEKFGYRYADRELRDWAPRLRELADSTERTHVLMNNCYRDYAQTNAATLAGLLGTD, encoded by the coding sequence ATGGGTGACATCAAGGTGGGCACCGCCTCCTGGACCGACCGGACCCTGTTGGACTCCGGCTGGTACCCGCAGACGGCCGACACGCCGGAGAAGCGGCTCGCGTACTACGCCCGCCAGTTCCCACTGGTCGAGGTGGACGCCACCTACTACTCGCCACCGGCCGAGCGGACCGCGAAGCTGTGGGCCGAGCGCACGCCCGCCGGCTTCACCTTCAACATCAAGGCGTTCAGCCTGCTGACCGGTCACCCGACCAAGGTCAGCGCCCTCTACAAGGACCTGCGCCCGGAGACGGACAAGCGCAACATCTACCCGGACGCCCTGCCCGCCCAGGCATACGAGGAGGTGTGGACGCGCTTCCTCTCCGCCCTAGACCCGCTGGTCGAGGCGGGCAAGCTCGGCGCCCTGCTGTTCCAGTTCCCGCCCTGGTTCACCATCAAGCGGGAGAACAAGCAGTACCTGCTCGAGGTGGCGAAGCGCTGCGACCCGCTGCGCCCGGTCTACGAGTTCCGGCACGCCTCCTGGTTCGACGGGGCCAACCGCGACGAGACGCTGGCGTTCCTGCGCAAGCACCGGCTGCCGTACGTCTGCGTGGACATGCCGCAGGGGCACCGCTCGTCGGTGCCGCCGGTGCTGGCCGCCACCGCGGACCTCGCGGTGGTGCGTTTCCACGGGCACAGCGACAAGTGGACCAGCACCGACATCCACGAGAAGTTCGGCTACCGCTACGCCGACCGTGAGCTGCGGGACTGGGCGCCCCGACTGCGCGAGCTGGCCGACTCCACCGAGCGGACACACGTGCTCATGAACAACTGCTACCGCGACTACGCACAGACCAACGCCGCCACCCTCGCCGGGCTGCTCGGCACCGACTGA
- a CDS encoding TraR/DksA C4-type zinc finger protein, with protein MLVHDTVGTARSQAEIDQIRQSLQARYDELSAEYEQAVLQSQVLRLVEVGDTAGDDQADSGTKTAERDTAQSLLRTILDRRAQYEHALGRLEEGTYGFCEGCSAPIPVERLEIFPSATTCVSCKQTRERRAA; from the coding sequence ATGCTCGTCCACGACACGGTCGGAACGGCCCGTTCCCAGGCGGAGATCGACCAGATCCGGCAGTCCCTCCAGGCGCGCTACGACGAGCTGTCCGCGGAGTACGAGCAGGCGGTGCTGCAGAGCCAGGTGTTGCGGCTGGTGGAGGTGGGCGACACCGCCGGCGACGACCAGGCCGACAGCGGCACGAAGACCGCGGAGCGGGACACCGCGCAGTCCCTCCTGCGCACCATCCTCGACCGTCGCGCCCAGTACGAGCACGCGCTGGGCCGGCTGGAGGAGGGCACGTACGGCTTCTGCGAGGGCTGCTCGGCGCCGATCCCGGTGGAACGGCTGGAAATCTTCCCCTCCGCCACGACCTGCGTGTCGTGCAAGCAGACCCGGGAGCGTCGGGCGGCCTGA
- a CDS encoding uridine kinase, with translation MRVRPISPELLVTELTDRLAEQADRVATADAGRLRVGVDGPAAARPEDLAAALVDPLRARGHPVLHVLAADFLRPASLRLEHGRTNPDAYYEGWMDEAGLRREVLDPAGPGGSGELLPSLWDAAADRASRAGYVPLPPGGVVLVSGSLLLGGGLPFDVTVHLALSPAALRRRTDPEQRWTLPAFDRYAEEVVPASFADVVVRVDDPRHPAIVESWEAG, from the coding sequence GTGCGCGTCCGTCCCATCTCGCCCGAGCTGCTCGTCACCGAGCTGACCGACCGGCTGGCCGAGCAGGCCGACCGGGTCGCGACGGCCGACGCGGGCCGGCTGCGGGTCGGCGTGGACGGTCCCGCCGCCGCCCGTCCCGAGGACCTGGCGGCCGCGCTGGTCGACCCGCTGCGCGCCCGTGGGCATCCGGTGCTGCACGTGCTCGCCGCGGACTTCCTGCGCCCCGCGTCGCTCCGGCTGGAGCACGGCCGCACCAACCCGGACGCGTACTACGAGGGGTGGATGGACGAGGCCGGGCTTCGCCGCGAAGTCCTCGACCCGGCCGGCCCGGGCGGCTCCGGGGAGCTGCTGCCCTCGCTCTGGGATGCCGCGGCGGACCGGGCCAGCCGGGCCGGGTACGTCCCGCTGCCGCCCGGCGGGGTGGTGCTGGTCAGCGGGTCGCTGCTGCTCGGCGGCGGGCTGCCCTTCGACGTGACCGTCCACCTGGCGCTCTCGCCGGCCGCGCTGCGCCGCCGCACCGACCCCGAACAGCGCTGGACGCTGCCAGCGTTCGACCGGTACGCCGAGGAGGTCGTGCCGGCCTCCTTCGCCGACGTCGTGGTCCGGGTCGACGACCCCCGCCACCCCGCAATCGTGGAGTCGTGGGAGGCCGGCTGA
- a CDS encoding winged helix-turn-helix domain-containing protein, with protein MSVSPASSRAGWHTSQPAVPGRPPGGQRRPANTAAPVLTVTLSIPLAAEESLTPPARRLLEAAREMLERGECVISSNVPLERRPEPLPANRVPPRPLAPTMPALHILASSRSVLRDGEPLPLTRLEFDLLLHLVAHPRRVFTRLQLLNAVWGYEHAGVRTVDVHVRRLRGKVGVDVPLVTTVYGVGYRLADDARVTVERNG; from the coding sequence ATGTCGGTCAGCCCCGCCTCGTCGCGCGCCGGATGGCATACGTCCCAACCCGCGGTCCCCGGTCGTCCCCCGGGCGGCCAGCGCCGGCCGGCGAACACGGCCGCGCCCGTGCTCACCGTGACGCTCTCCATCCCGCTCGCCGCCGAGGAGTCGCTGACCCCGCCGGCCCGCCGGTTGCTCGAGGCCGCCCGGGAGATGCTCGAGCGCGGCGAGTGCGTGATCTCCAGCAACGTCCCCCTGGAGCGGCGGCCGGAGCCGCTGCCGGCCAACCGGGTGCCGCCCCGGCCGCTCGCCCCGACGATGCCGGCCCTGCACATCCTCGCCTCGTCCCGCTCCGTGCTGCGCGACGGCGAGCCGCTGCCGCTGACCCGGCTCGAGTTCGACCTGCTGCTGCACCTGGTCGCGCATCCCCGGCGGGTGTTCACCCGTCTCCAACTGCTCAACGCGGTCTGGGGCTACGAGCACGCCGGCGTACGCACCGTCGACGTGCACGTGCGTCGGCTGCGCGGCAAGGTCGGCGTCGACGTCCCCCTTGTCACCACGGTCTACGGCGTCGGCTACCGGCTCGCCGACGACGCCCGGGTCACCGTCGAACGCAACGGCTGA
- a CDS encoding rhodanese-like domain-containing protein yields the protein MHQSSATRCPAPAPPPGSRGIEEILADARARLDRLDPERAHLAYRSGALLVDIRPAAQRAAHGAVPGSLAVERNVLEWRFDPRCPARLPQAVGYDLPVVIICQEGYTSSLAAAALQDLGLRRATDVVGGFAAWRIAGLPALGPTALPPSPLASPVTAGRALR from the coding sequence ATGCACCAGTCCAGCGCCACCCGCTGTCCGGCCCCGGCGCCGCCGCCGGGCTCGCGTGGCATCGAGGAGATCCTGGCCGACGCCCGGGCCCGGCTCGACCGGCTCGACCCGGAGCGGGCGCACCTGGCGTACCGGTCGGGGGCGCTGCTCGTCGACATCCGCCCGGCCGCCCAGCGGGCCGCGCACGGCGCCGTGCCGGGCTCGCTCGCGGTGGAGCGCAACGTCCTCGAGTGGCGGTTCGACCCGCGCTGCCCGGCCCGGCTGCCCCAGGCGGTCGGCTACGACCTGCCCGTAGTGATCATCTGCCAGGAGGGCTACACCTCGTCGCTCGCCGCCGCGGCCCTCCAGGACCTCGGGCTGCGCCGGGCCACCGACGTCGTCGGCGGGTTCGCCGCCTGGCGGATCGCCGGCCTGCCCGCCCTCGGCCCGACCGCCCTGCCCCCGTCCCCTCTCGCGTCCCCGGTGACCGCCGGCCGGGCGCTCCGCTGA
- a CDS encoding cysteine dioxygenase family protein has protein sequence MKRDRPEPDLLAVAARWAADPAGWPVPLRFDPAERWYARLAVAADHEVWALSWLPGQGTDLHDHGGSAGAFVVLAGALNEETVGGGRLRAHRLAAGSGRRFGVRHVHQVTNRGDVPAVSVHVYRPALRRMTRYALADGRLRVAEVAEAGIAW, from the coding sequence ATGAAGCGCGACCGCCCGGAGCCCGACCTGCTCGCCGTCGCCGCCCGGTGGGCGGCCGATCCGGCCGGCTGGCCGGTGCCGCTGCGCTTCGACCCCGCCGAACGCTGGTACGCCCGGCTCGCCGTCGCCGCAGACCACGAGGTGTGGGCGCTGAGCTGGCTGCCCGGCCAGGGCACCGACCTGCACGACCACGGCGGCTCGGCGGGTGCCTTCGTGGTCCTCGCCGGGGCCCTCAACGAGGAGACGGTCGGCGGCGGTCGGCTGCGCGCGCACCGGCTCGCCGCCGGCAGTGGTCGGCGCTTCGGCGTCCGGCACGTGCACCAGGTCACCAACCGCGGCGACGTGCCGGCGGTCAGCGTCCACGTCTACCGCCCGGCCCTGCGGCGGATGACCCGCTACGCGCTCGCCGACGGCCGGCTCCGGGTCGCCGAGGTGGCCGAGGCCGGCATCGCCTGGTGA
- a CDS encoding signal peptidase I, which produces MDERVYVGNAGADGARNAGWLLGHFMPPGDPRHSTDVEVKWGVHPVGEARARWATGERRTALLVLVSGRFRVELPDRTVVLGAPGDYVVWGRGVDHSWYAEQESVVLTVRWPSVPGYRVEPPTRR; this is translated from the coding sequence ATGGACGAGCGGGTGTACGTGGGCAACGCGGGCGCCGACGGCGCGCGCAACGCGGGCTGGCTGCTGGGGCACTTCATGCCGCCGGGCGACCCGCGGCACAGCACCGACGTCGAGGTGAAGTGGGGCGTGCATCCGGTTGGGGAGGCGCGTGCCCGCTGGGCGACCGGCGAGCGGCGCACCGCCCTGCTGGTGCTGGTCAGCGGCCGGTTCCGGGTCGAGTTGCCGGACCGCACGGTCGTGCTCGGCGCTCCCGGTGACTACGTGGTGTGGGGGCGGGGCGTCGACCACAGCTGGTACGCGGAACAGGAGTCGGTGGTGCTCACGGTCCGCTGGCCGTCGGTGCCGGGCTACCGCGTGGAGCCGCCGACGCGCCGCTGA
- a CDS encoding ankyrin repeat domain-containing protein — protein MSEELDAETLAFAHRMFDLARAGATDDLAGYVDAGLPVNLTNDKGDTLLILAAYHARPDTVAALLARGADHTRANDRGQTALAAAVFRSSADGVRALLDAGADPEHGNPSAVDTARFFDLPEMLALLRTG, from the coding sequence GTGAGCGAGGAACTCGACGCCGAGACGCTGGCGTTCGCGCACCGGATGTTCGACCTGGCGCGGGCCGGCGCGACCGACGACCTGGCCGGCTACGTGGACGCTGGGCTGCCGGTCAACCTGACCAACGACAAGGGCGACACGCTGCTGATCCTGGCTGCCTACCACGCGCGTCCGGATACCGTGGCCGCGTTGCTCGCGCGGGGCGCCGACCACACCCGCGCCAACGACCGCGGGCAGACCGCACTGGCCGCGGCGGTCTTCCGCAGCAGCGCCGACGGCGTACGGGCCCTGCTCGACGCCGGCGCCGACCCGGAGCACGGCAACCCGTCGGCCGTGGACACCGCCCGCTTCTTCGACCTGCCGGAGATGCTCGCCCTGCTGCGGACCGGCTGA
- a CDS encoding DUF3500 domain-containing protein, producing the protein MEDPLPEQMRAAGTVLLASLDEEARARAAYRFDDDAARRWLEYRPRPRPGVCLADLDVAGRKAAHRLLATALSPAAYAQAMAIVALEEVLDRAEGWRRGRHSGDYWVAVFGDPERDDRWAWRLEGHHLSVSMTVVDDQVSPAPLFLGANPAVVRHAGYPVSRPLGAEEDLGRALLDAMGPAGRAAAIVADEAPGDIISATRPRVDGPLEPLGVPADRLGPTGRALLDQLVAVYLDRLPPELAIREAGRLDGRALHFAWAGPTCPGQRHYYRVQGDDLLIEYDNTSDDGNHAHTVLRRPTSDFGEDVLAAHHQTHPHPHP; encoded by the coding sequence GTGGAGGATCCGCTGCCCGAGCAGATGCGCGCGGCCGGCACCGTGCTGCTGGCCTCGCTCGACGAAGAGGCGCGCGCCCGTGCCGCGTACCGCTTCGACGACGACGCGGCGCGGCGCTGGCTGGAGTACCGGCCCCGGCCGAGACCCGGCGTCTGCCTCGCCGACCTGGACGTCGCCGGCCGCAAGGCCGCACACCGGCTGCTCGCGACGGCGCTGAGCCCGGCGGCGTACGCCCAGGCGATGGCGATCGTCGCGCTGGAGGAGGTGCTGGACCGGGCCGAGGGTTGGCGCCGGGGCCGGCACAGCGGCGACTACTGGGTGGCGGTCTTCGGCGACCCGGAGCGGGACGACCGCTGGGCCTGGCGGCTGGAGGGACACCACCTGTCGGTGAGCATGACGGTGGTGGACGACCAGGTCTCCCCCGCGCCCCTCTTCCTCGGCGCCAACCCGGCGGTGGTCCGGCACGCCGGCTACCCGGTCTCCCGCCCGCTCGGCGCCGAGGAGGACCTCGGCCGCGCCCTGCTGGACGCGATGGGTCCGGCCGGCCGCGCCGCCGCGATCGTCGCCGACGAGGCGCCCGGGGACATCATCAGCGCCACCCGGCCCCGGGTCGACGGGCCCCTGGAGCCGCTCGGCGTGCCGGCGGACCGGCTCGGCCCGACCGGCCGGGCGCTGCTCGACCAGCTGGTCGCGGTCTACCTCGACCGGCTGCCGCCGGAACTGGCGATCCGGGAGGCGGGTCGGCTCGACGGTCGCGCGCTGCACTTCGCCTGGGCCGGCCCGACGTGCCCCGGGCAGCGTCACTACTACCGCGTCCAGGGCGACGACCTGCTGATCGAGTACGACAACACCTCCGACGACGGCAACCACGCGCACACCGTGCTGCGCCGCCCGACGAGCGACTTCGGCGAGGACGTCCTGGCCGCCCACCACCAAACCCACCCCCACCCCCACCCCTGA
- a CDS encoding methyltransferase domain-containing protein, with protein sequence METVTTDPDFARLIAEGAAAPVEGWAFDWLAGRATEERPPWGYARLVAARMADADAALDVDTGGGEVLAEMPRPPRLLVATEGWPPNVAVARRTLGPLGATVVAVTPDAPLPFRNASFDLVVSRHPVRTDWAETARVLRPGGTFLSQQIGAGTVRELSEAILGPLPPPAQRHPDQAVATARAAGLTVVDLREATLRTVFHDIAAVVWFLRKVVWTVPGFTVDRYRPELLALHRRIRAEGPFVAHARRFLIEAHRP encoded by the coding sequence GTGGAGACAGTGACCACCGACCCGGACTTCGCGCGGCTGATCGCCGAGGGCGCGGCCGCGCCGGTCGAGGGCTGGGCCTTCGACTGGCTGGCCGGCCGGGCCACCGAGGAACGCCCGCCCTGGGGGTACGCCCGGTTGGTGGCCGCCCGGATGGCGGACGCCGACGCGGCGCTGGACGTGGACACCGGCGGCGGCGAGGTGCTCGCCGAGATGCCCCGGCCGCCCCGGCTGCTGGTGGCCACCGAGGGCTGGCCGCCGAACGTCGCCGTCGCCCGGCGGACGCTCGGCCCCCTCGGCGCCACCGTCGTGGCGGTCACCCCGGACGCCCCGCTGCCCTTCCGGAACGCCTCGTTCGACCTCGTGGTCAGCCGGCACCCGGTGCGCACCGACTGGGCGGAGACCGCCCGGGTGCTCCGGCCCGGGGGCACCTTCCTGTCCCAGCAGATCGGGGCGGGCACCGTGCGGGAACTCAGCGAGGCGATCCTCGGCCCGCTGCCGCCGCCCGCCCAGCGGCACCCGGACCAGGCGGTGGCCACCGCCCGGGCCGCCGGCCTGACCGTGGTCGACCTGCGGGAGGCCACCCTGCGTACGGTCTTCCACGACATCGCCGCGGTGGTCTGGTTCCTGCGCAAGGTCGTCTGGACGGTCCCCGGCTTCACCGTCGACCGGTACCGCCCCGAACTGCTCGCGTTGCACCGGCGGATCCGGGCCGAGGGCCCCTTCGTCGCCCACGCCCGCCGCTTCCTGATCGAAGCCCACCGCCCCTGA
- a CDS encoding DUF2231 domain-containing protein — protein sequence MESRLRVEGHPIQPMLVTFPYGLFVSALVFDLTDVLGGPAFLGEVGYWTAVAALVAAALAAVAGMVDLWDVPGGRTRRTAVTFNLVNVAMAGLFLVSCLIRADSPQRGASVVLLVTEVIALAVGGVGVRLGARLVRQFDEGRAEATTFDALPGVAGSTAEIIPPRP from the coding sequence ATGGAGAGCCGGCTGCGGGTCGAGGGGCACCCGATCCAACCGATGCTGGTGACGTTCCCGTACGGGCTCTTCGTCAGCGCTCTCGTCTTCGACCTGACCGACGTGCTGGGCGGGCCCGCCTTCCTCGGCGAGGTCGGCTACTGGACGGCGGTGGCCGCCCTGGTCGCCGCCGCGCTGGCCGCGGTGGCTGGCATGGTCGACCTGTGGGACGTGCCCGGCGGCCGCACCCGCCGTACCGCGGTCACGTTCAACCTGGTGAACGTGGCGATGGCCGGGCTGTTCCTGGTGTCCTGCCTGATCCGGGCCGACTCACCGCAGCGCGGCGCGTCGGTCGTGCTGCTGGTGACCGAGGTGATCGCCCTCGCCGTCGGCGGGGTAGGTGTACGGCTCGGCGCGCGACTGGTGCGCCAGTTCGACGAGGGCCGCGCCGAGGCGACGACCTTCGACGCCCTGCCCGGCGTCGCCGGCTCGACCGCCGAGATCATCCCGCCCCGACCCTGA
- a CDS encoding GAF and ANTAR domain-containing protein yields the protein MNLETPQPVVATVGALETAALLRELTAGLIAVTDFDEALTALVRISRDAVAGVSWCGFTVLRAGQPAGGAASDPRLAGLDDPRHDPDSPGMDAIRRREMVLSENLGRERRWPDWTPRAVDLGVGGVISAPLDVDDHVIGAINLYAGTSDVLTTQHQLTAMLLAEHAGLLLAAVRDRARQLKLAGEWDAALLHDGVVAQAIGVIMTQRGCLAEEALDVLRSAASSLDIPLREVAERLVRTVSRPRES from the coding sequence GTGAACCTGGAGACACCCCAACCGGTGGTGGCTACCGTCGGGGCGCTGGAGACCGCCGCGCTGCTGCGCGAACTGACCGCCGGCCTGATCGCCGTGACCGATTTCGATGAGGCGCTGACCGCGCTGGTCCGGATCAGCCGGGACGCCGTGGCCGGCGTGAGCTGGTGCGGCTTCACCGTGCTGCGCGCCGGTCAGCCGGCCGGCGGCGCGGCCTCCGACCCGCGGCTGGCCGGCCTGGACGATCCCCGGCACGACCCCGACTCGCCGGGCATGGACGCCATCCGGCGCCGGGAGATGGTGCTGTCGGAGAACCTGGGCCGGGAGCGGCGCTGGCCGGACTGGACGCCCCGCGCCGTCGACCTCGGCGTCGGCGGCGTGATCTCCGCCCCGCTCGACGTCGACGACCACGTGATCGGCGCGATCAACCTGTACGCGGGCACCTCCGACGTGCTCACCACCCAGCACCAGCTGACCGCCATGCTGCTCGCCGAGCACGCCGGCCTGCTGCTGGCCGCCGTCCGGGACCGGGCCCGCCAGCTCAAGCTGGCCGGTGAGTGGGACGCCGCGCTGCTGCACGACGGCGTGGTCGCACAGGCCATCGGGGTGATCATGACGCAGCGTGGCTGCCTCGCCGAGGAGGCGCTCGACGTGCTGCGCAGCGCCGCGTCCTCGCTCGACATCCCGCTGCGCGAGGTGGCCGAGCGGCTGGTCCGCACGGTCTCCCGCCCCCGGGAGAGCTGA